TCTGCGATTTGGTCTCCTCCTTCGCCGGCACTTCCTTGGGTCGGGAAGCCTCCAAGGTTACTGTTATTCTTCATTTGCTGTTTAATGATATTTTTATTCAGTAAAATTTGATAATTCTTCGAGAAATTAAGAAATTGATGGGAAAAGCAGGAACCCATTTTCATATTAGCTTTATTTTGATGAATTGGATGGATGTCAGCTGCAATTATGGTCCTTGAATAAGAGCTATAAGGAAAGTTTGATGCTTTTGCAAGAAACAAATGCGGCTGTGGAAATGCACAAGCATGGTGCTTGCCGCTTGGACTTCACTGGCATCGATCTTCTTCTGGTTAGTCACTTGATATGTTCTCCATTTGTTTTGCTCTTGATGCTATTTCCTCATAATTCCCCTTGTCCTCCAAGTGTCTTGTTTTGTTTGTCCTTTTAAAAAGGTGAAATCAGCTATCGGACATGCTTGGAGGGGTTTACCACTCGGTGCAAATGAAGCAATGGCTGTTAAAGCTATGTTAGAGCTTGCTGATTGTTTGCGGCTTAATCTTGAAGCTGCAATCAAGGAAGACGCTGATTGGTACAATCGCTTTATGCCTCTTTCCCAAATGGTAATAAGGATTCGGTTTTTAATCCATAAATATATTGTTTGTAAAGGTTCATGTCTTGTTTCTTATCTTTTTTTTGGATATATACGACTTGCAGATAATGGAACTGGTTATAAATCGATCATTAGTTAGGATGATACAGCAAGTTATAGATGAAGATGGATCTGTCAAAGACTCTGCtgtttgttccttatttttttctGAGTTTATACACACATTGACAGCTCTATTGCACACACTTTTCCTTTTTCAATATGATTGCTTTCAAGTTCTACCGTCTTATTTCAGTTTTGTTTCTTGGCGTAGAGTCCTGCCCTGAGAAGATCACGTGATCAAGTACGGATACTTGAAAAAAAGGTAAAATCTGTTTTTACCTGAAGTCAAACTGATATTGGGAATTTCCAGAAGTTTTATGTAAAAACTTCAAGTTTGGCATCAATTTATAATTCAAAAGGGATACTAGTGAAAATCTTAACAGGAAAATTGTGGCCAACAACACATTGACAATATAATACATTTTCTAAAGATTCCTATAGCACCCTGGTGCCTTTCTTATCAAGATGTGATTCCATTACGATTTATCTCATGGATATGGATTGCACATTCACCCTATCTCTcactttttttttagaaaaaaaaaattatttttgtttaagATTTTTTGTTTAAAGTAGGGGCTATATTTTGTTGTGGAACCTTAGATGTTGTATGAAGACATTCAAAGGGATGTAAAAGTCCTTCGCAGTGCTTGCAAAATTCACTTGAGGATGAATGTCCCTTCTCTGTTGTATGTTAGCCTTTGCTTGGGCCTAAAACTAGGGCCGACTGGCCTTTGCATATTAGTCCCATTGGCTGCATTTGGTATGCAAGATGGGAGAAGACAGGACAAATCCTTCTTGTCTTGCATGTGATGCACACTCGAGACAAGCAACAACAATAAGAATAGctaagccttaatcccaaactagttgggGGTTGACTACATGGATTATTTTTCACCATTTAGCTCTGTTTAAGACCCATTTTGCATCAATATTCAAGAATTGTTAATTTTTTATGTTACTTCTCTCTACGCCATTTTAGATCTCTCTATTTTCTTCTTTACTCATTTCACCACTAAtttattacattttcttactggaGCATTTGATTATCTATGTTTGATCTGACTAGACCATCTTAATGGACACTCACATTTTATCCCCAATGTGCGCTACATTCACTCTCCGATGGATGTGGTTATTCCTACTTATTTACAATAATATGCTTAAATATTTAAAGATtgttaacttttatttatttttttaatttataattgtaatatttaattaaaaataattattcaatgcaaaaaattataaaagttacaatagcaataaaaataaaaaaatagagcatttaaaaaataaaataatgtaaataaatattttattttccaCTTGTaggtttgaaattttaaaaaataataaccaatatatatatatatatatatatatatatatatatatatatatatatgttgggtCTAAATattgtttttgttttattatgCTGTACTATTTTGTTTAATAAATACTTTTAATTAAGAGATTAGAGGCAACATAAAGggtattttagtaattttaacaATTCAGTTTGTTTCGTGATCTTGTCTATTTCACACCAAACATTACGCTGGACAACAATTGTCTTGTCTTGTCTGGTCCAGTGATGTCCCATACACACATTTTTCCCGTCTTGcataccaaaaatgaaaattaggaACTTTGCTCTCATGGATAAGTGCCTTATTCTTTGGATTACTTGTTAATCTGATGGTGTCCTCTGATTAATAATTTGACCTGAACAGTTTTAGTATGGAGCTTAAtcagtatttttcttttctctctcaagccatgtgtaaattgaatcatttttctctctatagacagaataattttttatgcataaagagaataattttacacttcacatcagtttctaactgaaaaatcagtcattgaaagtcagagggattttactgtgtaaaatttgaaagtttagggggttttatgttacattttaaagtgaaAGGATtgtagtgttataactatataagttcagggatagttgttgaaatttattccTAATTTCCATTAAGTAATCCAGAATTGAGAGTGAGAATATTACATTTACCAACAAATAGACAAACTAAAAATTGAGAATTACCAAGCAAGCCAAAAAAATCAAGATGTAGATACGATACTGTATTTGCGTGCTGCATTGTGGTGGTTCATCTGCATGTGTGGATCGAGTCAACAACGTCTCCAATCGATGAAGGTAGCATCTGTCATCGAGGTCTTGAACTATAGGTACAACTTGGTACTAACTTTAAACCCCTGCTTGGATTGAGTCCAACATCGTTTATTAATGTATAGTATTATATTGTATTGTATGATTTTTATTGTTAGCATATTAGTAAAAATAGTATAGTACATGAtggtttaataatttttttttatttggttaaATGGTATGGCATTGtataataaatataaagattACAAAAATATCCTTATtgctattttaaaaatatatagagTTGTGAAAGACCTGTGATGTGAGAGATGGATGACTGGTATATGTGAGAGAGGGATTGAAGATTTTTTATCGAAGGAAGAGACTGAAGAACACAGATAAAAAATGTTTCTAAATAAAAAGAATAGaatataattgaaattttataaattatataagtataaaattaaaatgtaaaaattttaaacaatCTAAAACCACTGATTTGATGGATTGAAAATCTGTAGTAAAATCATGATTCAAGAATCATCATTTTATAATCTAGAACCATCATTCTCCAAGaataatttttacaaataaataatattactatGTCATACATTATAAAACCATGGAAACTATCATCCAAATAAGGTGTAAGGACTGAGTCTGAGGCGTTAGTAGGAGTAGCTGATGGTTGAGATGGTATATCTTCAATGGATCCCGTGTGACATCAGACTTCATAAGGTTGGGTTCCTGCACTAAAAAGATCTAAACCTGGCATGGGTTAGGCATTAGAAAAAATTGAGCGATAGTTTAAATCCTGCAACTGCTccagaattttaaaaatcattCCAATTGAGATAAatctcattattattattattattattaaaatttaatttaaaagtatTAAAATAATCGAACCGTAAAAGTAGAAATTtctgattaattaataaattaaattttaaatcttaaaatattgattcaatttattcaattaaattcaataatttaaaatattgatCGATTTCCATATTGATTTTAATTGACCCAGAGGAAGACCAAAGTAATGCTTGGAGCCTGGAGGGCCTTGGCtccttccctttttatttttaaaatattaaatataaagttttaataatttttacatttatttatattattaaaaatcttaattttagggaccaattttattaatttgtttcTAAAAATCTTTcttcaaatttaatatttaaaattagagATGTAACAAGTCGAATTTTTTTAAGCACCCAATCTAATTGAATTTTAATAGAACAAGTTTAGATAATATATAATTGAAGTGGgtttaagtttaaaaaataatattcggATCAGATTTGGATTTTACATATTGGGTATCCATTATCTAAActcatttatattaaatataaaatatttattttataataatatttataaatttttatatattattttttaaataaatagaatttaaatatttaatatgattattaaaatattttataaattataaataaaaatatttttatttagattattaattgaaatatacaaaattaaataaatttgagaatttttcggAGATACCCAACCCTTGTCATCCCTATTTAAAATTAGTTTTATTACCAagcataaaatatattaaatattataaaaatctaattttttGTGGGAAAAAAATTTATCCTAGGGTAAAAATTTTTAgtgaataattataaattattatttgaaaacattaattaatttaaaaatatctctattagttttttatgaaattttttatattaaattattcctaattatttaatattaataaaatatataatttatatcaagaacaataaatattaattactatttgataaaaatataatttataaattttattaattataataattatattactatttaattttaattctctCCATGTCTAATTTTGGGCCAACCCCTATTCAAAGCGGAcctcattaattttaataattattttcactatcaagttttaaattatttgttttttATCTGATTAAGAGAGATGTATGATAagatgaatttttaaaaaattatagaaatatttattatgtttagtaaaaataattataaaattaaaaaaattaattaatatttttttatttattttaaaacaaTAGATGATTTAAAAaggtaatttttaaaaatacatatAAAAGTGGACGAGgagtatataataatttaattcttaagtCCTTAAGTCTCCATGTTTAATTTTGGGTCTACTCTTTGTCCTAGAGGTGaatattatttaattcaaatcGAATAAGTCGAATCGActtgttttaatttaaaaatttgattcgatttttaaaatagtttaattcagtttgattttatactataaaaatttcgattattttggttcagttcgattttgaagtgaaaaaaatcagttaaatcgaactaaattaaataattttattgatttttaaattgatttatttttatgaaaaatttatgaattatatataattatatatatataaattatttaattttattgattaatggttattagattcaaatcaatattaaaattagatgaaataacttgaaaattaaatttaaattaaaaaattaatcaaaaattaaaatcaatcattttaaattaaattaaactaaaataaaattacttaattcaatttaattttccatccattttaacttaatttactttttaaaatatataatttaatttttataatttaattcgatttaattTAGACGGATCGTCCACGCCTAAATTCTGTCCGCTCCAACAAGGTGGGTGCTACTGGTACATATTCCTATGGTTAATTTAAAACGCCAAGTTGTCAATTTGCGTTTCCAGAAATCAACTTTCTTGCTTTTTAAATTGGGGGTTCAGTACTCCTCTCGtcactttttattttaatatacctCTTCTACTCTTGCCTTTGGAAGAACTAGGTTTAGTCAAGAAAGAGTTTTCAATCTTGTTTCAGTGTCATTTTCCGTGGCTGCATCTGCGATCAACAGCGCCCCAGAAAGGCAACGCCATGTATTCCTTAGTTCATCAGCTATGTCTATGTGCTGCTGCTTTGTCTCAGAAATAGTCAAAGTTTGAATATAGAGTTGAAGAGCAGAAAAAGGTCTCACAGTGGTTGttactttgtttgattttggtttgCTTATTGTTGTTTAAGAATTAGGGAACTTACAAGGATTGAACTAGCACTGATAACCCAAGTTACAAATATTTGAAACTTATGGTCCTGAGATATGTTCTTGGAGATTATGTGAAAATGAAATTACAAATGCTTTTCTGAATTCAATTGATAGTCTGCTTTTCAGAAGCGCAGGTGATGCTAAAAATAGCAATAGTTCAAGGCAAGAATTGTCATTACTCTAATTTTCCCTTGCAGGATTCTGGACTTGCAAGGAACCTCTGTCTGGTTCTTGAATCTGAGTTTTAAGAAAATGGATTGCTGCTCTGTTTTTTGTTTGCTTGGAGTtgccaattcttttttttttttttctgttatttgagtaaaattaattcatatttttgtttgttgggatttttttttttttagtttaaaggAGCTTCTCGTGGATCTTCATTAAGTTGGCGTATGAGTTTGAAAATTGCTCTTTAAACAGCAACGTAAGCTTTTTTTCCAATATTTTAACACCTTTGGATTGAAGGTGACTAATCCTTTCATTCACATTAAGCTCTTAAAACCATGCTGGGTTTGAAATTACTTGCACTTGCTATGTTTTGAAACCATGCTGTTGATATCAATTGCATTAGATAGATAGTATTAGTTATAGTTTGagaaaattaactaaataatGAATAATACATT
This is a stretch of genomic DNA from Hevea brasiliensis isolate MT/VB/25A 57/8 chromosome 12, ASM3005281v1, whole genome shotgun sequence. It encodes these proteins:
- the LOC110644411 gene encoding uncharacterized protein LOC110644411 gives rise to the protein MTCCAAFGNRITIYNPLPEIKLFRIRSTSSVRLNKYYGGYSFAKQIFCSNVFPPQNNYLEQKKLGVHYDSLRILEWDKLCDLVSSFAGTSLGREASKLYFDELDGCQLQLWSLNKSYKESLMLLQETNAAVEMHKHGACRLDFTGIDLLLVKSAIGHAWRGLPLGANEAMAVKAMLELADCLRLNLEAAIKEDADWYNRFMPLSQMIMELVINRSLVRMIQQVIDEDGSVKDSASPALRRSRDQVRILEKKVKSVFT